A window from Triticum aestivum cultivar Chinese Spring chromosome 6D, IWGSC CS RefSeq v2.1, whole genome shotgun sequence encodes these proteins:
- the LOC123142728 gene encoding formin-like protein 18 gives MCTSATPHVRVPAQSLVHAEQGEKAPPSPSPLPPRAASPPPCRPTAHPPLPLPRLLLPARGTGLPLPLPARTRPRSPPGSLLPTSAAAVVPAARGAGSPGLEISAPQRGRTTSGWPLPSSALLHAAAPWALWTSATADDMVGALMGANLSVFMLWRVLAHPRFITDPHMVWLDMYFGGRLHTLLTSASSNVDPMFMRKHFMISLDNFTSGRLHTMLTSSFSHMNLKHLFNNMVGLYFFGSSVRRTLTLVTLSSLLFC, from the exons ATGTGCACCAGCGCCACCCCCCACGTGCGTGTCCCCGCACAATCTCTGGTCCACGCCGAACAGG GGGAGAAGGCTCCtccttccccttcccctctccctcctcgcgcgGCAAGCCCTCCGCCGTGCCGTCCCACCGCCCATCCCCCGCTGCCGCTTCCTCGGCTCCTCCTCCCCGCCCGCGGCAccggcctcccccttcccctccccgcCCGCACCCGGCCCCGCTCCCCGCCCGGCTCGCTCCTGCCGACGAGCGCCGCGGCCGTCGTGCCGGCCGCGCGCGGCGCTGGGTCCCCCGGCCTCGAGATCTCCGCTCCGCAGCGAGGCCGGACCACCTCGGGCTGGCCCCTTCCGTCGTCGGCATTGCTCCACGCCGCGGCGCCCTG GGCGCTCTGGACATCGGCCACGGCCGATGACATGGTGGGCGCGCTCATGGGCGCCAACTTGTCCGTCTTCATGCTCTGGCGCGTGCTCGCGCATCCCAGGTTCATCACGGATCCTCACATG GTTTGGCTGGACATGTACTTCGGCGGGCGGCTGCACACGCTGCTCACGAGCGCCTCCAGCAACGTGGATCCCATGTTCATGAGGAAACATTTCATG ATCTCGCTGGACAATTTCACGAGTGGGCGTCTGCACACGATGCTCACCAGTTCTTTCAGCCACATGAACCTTAagcacctcttcaacaacatggTCGGCCTCTACTTCTTCGGCTCAAGCGTAAGACGGACACTCACTCTTGTCACTCTGTCATCTCTTCTGTTCTGTTGA
- the LOC123142075 gene encoding mitochondrial import inner membrane translocase subunit TIM17-2-like, translated as MDTTTPTTEKMPSPSLIERVRRHAISGGILGSAVYFSQGATKSPSGSRLFGGALAVPRNVLRIGSFAAWYGAAKSVRCAVAPDYPFETTVAWGATNALFAMRHGRRAACRSGLRGAALGVVADMAQYGVKRFLASRRSRAEERRIARESAACPAGIPADTCHA; from the coding sequence ATGGACACCACAACACCGACGACCGAGAAGATGCCGTCGCCTAGCCTCATCGAACGGGTCCGCCGTCACGCAATCTCCGGCGGCATCTTAGGCTCCGCCGTGTACTTCTCCCAGGGCGCCACCAAGTCGCCGAGCGGGAGCCGCCTCTTCGGCGGGGCTCTGGCGGTCCCGAGGAACGTGCTCAGGATCGGCAGCTTTGCGGCCTGGTATGGCGCCGCCAAGTCGGTCAGGTGCGCCGTGGCCCCAGACTACCCCTTTGAAACCACGGTCGCCTGGGGCGCCACCAACGCCCTATTCGCCATGCGCCACGGGAGGCGCGCGGCCTGCCGATCCGGGCTCAGAGGTGCGGCCCTAGGCGTGGTCGCCGACATGGCCCAGTATGGCGTAAAACGCTTCCTTGCCTCACGGCGGTCACGGGCAGAGGAGCGCCGCATAGCCCGTGAGTCGGCTGCTTGCCCGGCTGGGATTCCCGCCGACACATGTCATGCTTGA
- the LOC123142076 gene encoding mitochondrial import inner membrane translocase subunit TIM17-1-like — protein sequence MDTTGPTTEQPQPPSVIQQVRGHAISGAIFGSVYKFLEGATNSPSGSRLSGGALAVRSNTLRIGSFAAWYGAAKSVRCAVAPDYPFETTVAWSVTDALFSVRHGLRAAGRSGLRGAVVGVVPDMLEYSLQRYLASRPRADDRCIPPE from the coding sequence ATGGACACGACAGGGCCGACGACCGAGCAGCCGCAGCCACCTAGCGTCATCCAACAGGTCCGCGGCCACGCAATCTCCGGTGCCATCTTCGGCTCCGTATACAAGTTCCTCGAGGGCGCCACCAACTCGCCGAGCGGGAGCCGCCTCTCCGGCGGGGCTCTGGCGGTCCGCAGCAACACGCTCAGGATCGGCAGCTTTGCGGCCTGGTATGGCGCCGCCAAGTCGGTCAGGTGCGCCGTGGCCCCGGACTACCCCTTTGAAACCACGGTCGCCTGGAGCGTCACCGACGCCCTCTTCTCCGTGCGCCACGGGCTGCGCGCGGCCGGCCGCTCCGGCCTCAGAGGAGCCGTCGTTGGCGTGGTCCCCGACATGCTTGAATATAGCTTACAACGCTACCTTGCCTCGCGTCCACGGGCAGACGATCGCTGCATCCCACCTGAGTAG
- the LOC123142077 gene encoding mitochondrial import inner membrane translocase subunit TIM17-2, giving the protein MDTTRPTTEQPPPPSIVEQVRDHAIAGAIFGSACNFVEGAWKSPSGSRLSGGVLAVPKNARSIGSCAAWFGVVQSVRCAVTHVSPDYPYESTVAWGVTDALFSMHRGPRAVARSGLMGAAIGVAFDMAEHSLKRFLASRPPREDDRRIPSESAACPAGIPDATRRRV; this is encoded by the coding sequence ATGGACACGACAAGACCGACGAccgagcagccgccgccgcctagcATCGTCGAGCAGGTCCGCGACCACGCCATCGCCGGCGCCATCTTCGGCTCCGCCTGCAACTTCGTCGAGGGCGCCTGGAAGTCGCCGAGCGGGAGCCGCCTCTCCGGCGGAGTCCTCGCGGTCCCCAAGAACGCGCGCAGCATCGGCAGTTGTGCAGCATGGTTTGGCGTCGTCCAATCGGTTAGGTGCGCCGTGACCCATGTGTCACCGGATTACCCCTATGAATCCACCGTCGCATGGGGCGTCACCGACGCCCTCTTCTCCATGCATCGCGGGCCGCGCGCGGTCGCCCGCTCCGGGCTCATGGGTGCCGCCATAGGAGTGGCCTTCGACATGGCCGAACATAGCTTAAAACGCTTCCTTGCCTCACGGCCACCACGGGAAGACGATCGCCGCATCCCTTCTGAGTCCGCTGCTTGCCCGGCCGGGATTCCCGACGCCACACGTCGTCGTGTTTGA